GCTGCGGAGAGGAACATCCACGAGATATTCGTCGAAGGCGACTTCGGGGACATCTACGTCCGGGTCAGGAACGTCCCGAGCCCCGATAACCCGGCGACGAGTTATATGGCAGCCCTCTCCATCCTGACGCTCTTAAAAAATCTCGAGAACCCTCTGGTGGTGGGTACGTAACAATGGAAACGGAGATTCGTGCGCTCAAGGCCGAGAAGAACGCAGTCGTCATGGCGCATAACTACCAGCCCATGGCGATCCAGGGGCTCGCCGACGTGGTGGGCGACAGCCTCGAACTCGCGGTGAAGGCGAAGGAGACCGCGGCTGACCTGATCGTCGTCTGCGGTGTCCGGTTCATGGCCGAGACGGCAAAGATCCTCAACCCCGACCGGAAGGTGGTCATCCCGGTAGAGGACGCGGGATGCCCGCTTGCTGATTTCCTGACCCCGGAGATGATCCGTGAGGCGAGGGCGCGATACCCCGACGCGGCCGTGGTGGTCTACATCAACAGTACGGCGGAGAGCAAGGCGCTCGCGGACATCACCTGCACCTCGGCAAACGCGGTTCGGGTCGTAGCGTCGCTTCCAAACGAGACCATCCTCTTCGGGCCGGATGCAAACCTCGCGGCATACGTCCAGCGGGAACTCCCCGAGAAGACGATCGTTCCCCTGCCTCCCGGCGGTCACTGCTACGTCCATACAGGGTTCACTCTTGCCGACATCGAGGCTGCCCGGAGAAAGGGCGGCAAAATCGTCTGCCATCCCGAATGCCCGCCGGAGGTTCAGGAGCAGGCCGACCGGATAGCCTCCACGGGAGGCATGGTCCGGGAGGCCGCGGCCGGTGGAGACGAGCCCTGGTGGATCTTCACCGAGCGGGAGATGGCCTCCCGCCTGCGGGTGCTCTACCCCGGAAGAGTCTTTTACGAGAAGCCGGAGGCCGTCTGCGCGGATATGAAGAGGATCTCGCTTGAAGACCTCCGCCGGGCGCTCGAGTCCGAGGAGCACGAGGTCGTCCTCCCGAGAGAGGTCATGGACCGGGCGCGGCGAGCGATCGAGCGGATGATCGCCGTCGGAGCGTGAGTGCGGATGATCCCGATCGAGGACCTGCTCCGTTTTGTCCGGGAGGATGCGCCGTGGGGCGACGTCACCTCTGAGACGGTCGTTCCCGACGTCGCCTGCCGGGCGGTGATCCGGGCGAAAGATACCGGGATCGCCGCCGGCCTCGAGGAGGCACGGGCGCTCTTCGAGCATTACGGGGTCGCCGTGCGTCAGCGCATCCCCGACGGGAGACCGGTTGCTCCCGGAGCGGTTCTCCTCGAACTCGAAGGCCGCGCGAGGGCGATCCTTCTCCTGGAGCGGACGGCGCTCAACATCATCGGGCGGATGAGCGGGATTGCGACCCGGACCCGGGAAGCGGTCGAGGCCGTCCGGGCGGTCTCTCCC
The genomic region above belongs to Methanoculleus horonobensis and contains:
- the nadA gene encoding quinolinate synthase NadA, giving the protein METEIRALKAEKNAVVMAHNYQPMAIQGLADVVGDSLELAVKAKETAADLIVVCGVRFMAETAKILNPDRKVVIPVEDAGCPLADFLTPEMIREARARYPDAAVVVYINSTAESKALADITCTSANAVRVVASLPNETILFGPDANLAAYVQRELPEKTIVPLPPGGHCYVHTGFTLADIEAARRKGGKIVCHPECPPEVQEQADRIASTGGMVREAAAGGDEPWWIFTEREMASRLRVLYPGRVFYEKPEAVCADMKRISLEDLRRALESEEHEVVLPREVMDRARRAIERMIAVGA